In Kryptolebias marmoratus isolate JLee-2015 linkage group LG22, ASM164957v2, whole genome shotgun sequence, a single window of DNA contains:
- the LOC108251486 gene encoding L-threo-3-hydroxyaspartate ammonia-lyase, which produces MNFAAQLFFSRYLSERLERLFSPRPALKGGEENDPFWEREELRLGPSQPCSSYKCGSMSNGTAGRRPTLIEPDRLKDFGEEELLNGDVKFHQTKVVETPEIRLMDPPKTRRVSEFRIVPRPPAQYLRFEDISAAAFRIQAGIQKTPCTFSRLSKQYGMEIYLKKEHLNYTGSVKERGVLYLLTSLTQEQQRKGVIVATDCNFSMAVAHHGVELKVPVFVIMPSCCSSPRLRIYRDYGAMVISYGSTGLDSQNHARRLAKENSYLYLEEDESAAYLAGLGTVGMEIYEQVSKLDAVIVPAAGQFGLLAGTAAAIKHLNPQILVVGVEPEGFPLLLQSLKTDSPVKNLPSSPNKRLYEDLTERSLGENTFQLTKKLVDKVLSVSEDDSLVAMLRFQEVERSTVDTEGAMGLAAILAGQLPELRGKRVVVVASSANMEPELMRQCVDRALVLDGRVSKFSVQLGEWPGDMAKLLDVLSREDVRLLDVCHRRRSDKSDLFKTKVECVVETRDKTQSVQLRKTLNDRYPSISWLER; this is translated from the exons ATGAACTTTGCTGCTCAGTTATTCTTCTCGCGCTACCTGAGCGAGCGGCTTGAACGTTTGTTCTCTCCGAGACCTGCACTTAAAGGCGGCGAAGAGAACGACCCGTTCTGGGAGAG AGAGGAGCTCCGTCTCGGCCCCAGTCAGCCCTGCAGCTCCTACAAATGTGGCTCCATGAGTAACGGCACCGCCGGCCGCCGGCCCACCCTCATCGAACCTGACCGTCTGAAGGACTTCGGCGAGGAGGAACTCCTCAACGGAGACGTGAAGTTCCACCAAACTAAAGTGGTGGAAACTCCTGAGATCAGGCTGATGGATCCGCCCAAAACCAGACGGGTCAGCGAGTTCCGGATCGTCCCCAGACCTCCGGCTCAGTACCTGCGCTTCGAGGACATCAGCGCTGCGGCCTTCAGGATCCAGGCGGGGATACAGAAGACACCGTGCACG TTCTCCAGGCTGTCCAAACAGTATGGGATGGAGATCTACCTGAAGAAGGAGCACCTGAACTACACGGGTTCTGTGAAGGAGCGAGGAGTGCTGTACCTGCTCACCTCCCTCACACAG gagcagcagaggaaggGCGTGATCGTGGCCACTGACTGTAACTTCTCCATGGCCGTGGCTCACCACGGCGTGGAGCTGAAGGTACCGGTGTTCGTCATCATGCCGTCGTGCTGCTCATCGCCCCGGCTCCGGATCTACAGAGACTACGGCGCCATGGTCATCTCCTACGGCAGCACGGGCCTGGACTCCCAGAACCACGCCCGGCGCCTGGCCAAAGAGAACAGTTACCTTTACCTGGAAGA GGATGAAAGTGCAGCCTACCTGGCAGGACTGGGCACCGTGGGCATGGAGATCTACGAGCAGGTGTCCAAGCTTGACGCAGTCATCGTCCCTGCAGCAGGACAGTTTGGACTCCTGGCAGGAACCGCTGCAGCCATCAAACACCTCAACCCTCAGATTCTGGTTGTA GGAGTTGAACCTGAAGGTTTCCCGCTGCTCCTCCAGTCTCTGAAAACCGACTCTCCGGTCAAAAACCTGCCCAGCAGCCCCAACAAGAGACTGTATGAAG ATCTAACGGAGCGTTCTCTGGGGGAAAACACTTTCCAGCTGACAAAGAAACTGGTGGATAAAGTTTTATCTGTCAG TGAAGACGACTCTCTGGTGGCGATGCTGCGTTTTCAGGAAGTTGAACGCTCCACGGTGGACACAGAGGGAGCCATGGGACTGGCGGCCATATTGGCAGGGCAGCTGCCTGAACTGAGAGGGAAAAG GGTTGTTGTGGTGGCGAGCAGCGCCAACATGGAGCCCGAGCTGATGAGGCAGTGCGTGGACAGAGCTTTGGTGTTGGACGGGCGGGTCAGTAAGTTCTCTGTGCAGCTGGGAGAATGGCCCGGAGACATGGCCAAACTGCTGGATGTCCTGTCCAGAGAGGACGTCAG ACTGCTGGATGTCTGCCATCGCAGACGCAGCGACAAATCAGACCTCTTCAAGACAAAG GTGGAGTGTGTGGTGGAAACCAGAGATAAGACCCAAAGTGTTCAGCTGAGGAAGACCCTGAATGATCGGTACCCCTCCATATCCTGGCTGGAGCGGTGA